One part of the Mycolicibacterium aromaticivorans JS19b1 = JCM 16368 genome encodes these proteins:
- a CDS encoding ComEC/Rec2 family competence protein produces the protein MTDLDARLDLRLVPASLTAWAVTAVAITWAVGPLLAAAFASIGIGWAALARWRGEHVPVFRTAGVAVVGAAVVGAGFALAAAMRSDAAREHPIAQRFGVVATVTVTPREEPRQLGSGRLMFRAALSQFDGAEMTGSVVVFAQAQGFGELMAGQPVRFTARISRPTRRDLTVAVLNATGRPTVGRASPLQRAARAVRDHFARSARDALPADQAAVLPGLVLGDTSAVSATTATEFKTAGLTHLTAVSGANVTIVCGAVLLSAGLVGPRAAVGLAAVALVAFVIVVQPSASVLRAAVMGAIALVAIVSARRRQAVPVLAATVLGLLIAAPQLAVDAGFALSVSATAALIVLAPGWSARLIAAGWPKPLAEALCIALAAQLVTAPLVAAISGKLSVIGVLANLAVAVVIPPITVLGTAAAALCWLLPPAAGLLIRFTGPELWWLLRVASTAAEVPGAAVSVPSGLGGVLAVAGASLAALLVWQCVKVGVSRCRPHVKRSSGERDGRRSASDPG, from the coding sequence GTGACGGACCTGGACGCCCGCCTCGATCTGCGGCTGGTGCCCGCGTCGCTGACGGCCTGGGCGGTCACGGCGGTGGCGATCACCTGGGCGGTGGGGCCGCTGCTGGCCGCGGCCTTCGCGAGCATCGGGATCGGCTGGGCTGCGCTGGCCCGGTGGCGCGGCGAACACGTACCCGTTTTTCGCACGGCCGGTGTCGCGGTGGTGGGCGCCGCGGTGGTAGGTGCCGGCTTCGCGTTGGCCGCGGCGATGCGCAGCGATGCGGCTCGCGAACACCCGATCGCGCAACGGTTCGGCGTGGTCGCGACGGTGACGGTGACACCGCGGGAGGAGCCCCGCCAGCTGGGCAGTGGACGACTGATGTTCCGTGCCGCGCTCTCGCAGTTCGACGGCGCCGAGATGACCGGCAGCGTGGTGGTTTTCGCTCAGGCGCAGGGTTTCGGTGAGTTGATGGCCGGCCAGCCGGTCCGCTTCACCGCCCGCATCAGCCGGCCGACCCGGCGCGACTTGACGGTTGCCGTGCTCAATGCGACCGGCCGGCCCACGGTGGGTCGGGCGTCGCCACTACAGCGGGCGGCCCGTGCGGTGCGTGACCATTTCGCCCGTTCGGCCCGCGACGCGCTACCCGCTGATCAAGCTGCCGTTCTGCCGGGGCTGGTACTGGGCGACACGTCCGCTGTATCAGCAACCACCGCAACGGAATTCAAAACCGCCGGCCTGACCCACCTCACCGCGGTCTCCGGCGCAAACGTCACGATCGTCTGCGGCGCCGTGCTGTTGTCCGCGGGGCTCGTGGGTCCGCGCGCGGCGGTCGGGCTGGCGGCTGTCGCGCTGGTGGCGTTCGTCATCGTCGTGCAGCCCTCGGCCAGTGTGCTGCGCGCGGCGGTGATGGGTGCCATCGCATTGGTGGCCATCGTCAGCGCCCGCCGGCGGCAGGCGGTTCCGGTGTTGGCGGCGACCGTACTCGGATTGCTGATAGCGGCACCGCAACTGGCTGTCGATGCGGGCTTCGCGCTGTCGGTGTCCGCGACCGCCGCGCTCATCGTGCTGGCCCCCGGCTGGTCGGCTCGGCTGATCGCAGCGGGCTGGCCCAAACCTCTGGCCGAGGCGTTGTGTATCGCGCTGGCGGCCCAATTGGTCACCGCACCGTTGGTGGCCGCGATATCAGGCAAGTTGAGCGTGATCGGTGTGCTCGCCAATCTGGCTGTCGCCGTGGTGATCCCGCCGATCACCGTGCTTGGAACAGCGGCCGCCGCACTGTGCTGGCTGCTGCCGCCGGCCGCCGGGCTGCTGATCCGGTTCACCGGTCCCGAGCTGTGGTGGCTGCTGCGGGTCGCGTCCACCGCCGCGGAGGTTCCCGGCGCCGCGGTGAGCGTGCCGTCCGGACTCGGTGGCGTGCTGGCTGTCGCTGGGGCGTCGCTCGCCGCGCTGCTGGTGTGGCAATGCGTGAAGGTCGGTGTCAGCCGTTGTCGGCCGCACGTGAAACGATCATCAGGTGAGCGCGACGGTAGACGGTCTGCATCTGATCCTGGGTGA
- the nadD gene encoding nicotinate-nucleotide adenylyltransferase, with protein sequence MVSSARRRLGVMGGTFDPIHNGHLVAASEVADLFELDEVVFVPTGQPWQKSREVTPAEDRYLMTVIATAANPRFSVSRVDIDRGGATYTSDTLRDLRALNPDADLYFITGADALASILSWQNWEELFALAKFVGVSRPGYELNGQHIVAAFDQLPEGALSLVSVPALAISSTDCRLRAAKNRPIWYLVPDGVVQYVSKRRLYSDLGQVDRLSVTTIEETTT encoded by the coding sequence GTGGTTTCCTCGGCGCGGCGCAGGCTCGGCGTGATGGGTGGGACGTTCGACCCCATCCACAACGGCCACCTGGTCGCGGCCAGTGAGGTCGCGGACCTCTTCGAGCTGGACGAGGTGGTGTTCGTGCCCACCGGCCAGCCGTGGCAGAAGTCGCGAGAGGTGACCCCGGCGGAGGATCGCTACCTGATGACGGTCATCGCGACCGCCGCCAACCCCCGGTTCTCGGTGAGCCGCGTCGACATCGACCGCGGCGGCGCCACCTACACCAGCGACACCCTGCGCGATCTGCGCGCGCTGAATCCCGACGCCGACTTGTACTTCATCACCGGAGCCGACGCACTGGCGTCGATCCTGTCCTGGCAGAACTGGGAGGAACTTTTCGCGCTGGCGAAGTTCGTCGGTGTCAGCCGGCCTGGTTACGAGCTCAACGGCCAACACATCGTCGCCGCGTTCGACCAACTGCCCGAGGGGGCGCTGAGCCTCGTCTCGGTGCCCGCGCTGGCCATCTCATCCACCGACTGCCGGCTGCGCGCGGCCAAGAACCGGCCCATCTGGTATCTGGTGCCCGACGGCGTCGTGCAGTACGTATCCAAGCGCCGCCTCTACAGCGACCTGGGCCAGGTGGACCGTCTGTCCGTCACCACAATTGAGGAGACCACCACGTGA
- the rsfS gene encoding ribosome silencing factor — protein MTASDEAVQMATVAARAAAAKLAQDVVVIDVSGQLVITDCFVIASASNERQVNAIVDEVEEKMRLAGYKPARREGTREGRWVLLDYVDIVVHIQHQEERNFYALDRLWRDCPFLSVNLDDVEVEDAP, from the coding sequence GTGACCGCGTCCGACGAGGCCGTCCAGATGGCAACCGTGGCCGCGCGGGCCGCCGCCGCCAAGCTCGCGCAGGACGTCGTCGTGATCGACGTATCCGGCCAGTTGGTGATCACCGACTGCTTCGTGATCGCCTCGGCGTCCAACGAGCGACAGGTCAACGCGATTGTCGACGAGGTCGAGGAGAAGATGCGGCTGGCGGGATACAAGCCAGCCCGCCGGGAAGGCACCCGCGAAGGCCGCTGGGTGCTCCTGGACTATGTCGACATCGTGGTGCACATCCAGCATCAGGAGGAGCGCAACTTCTACGCCCTGGACCGGCTGTGGCGGGATTGCCCCTTCCTGAGCGTGAACCTGGATGACGTTGAGGTGGAGGACGCTCCATGA
- a CDS encoding DegV family protein, which yields MAVVVVTDSSARLRADDVRTGGIHVVPLHILVDGRDLRDGVDVTPADLYQRGHVTTAGATPSELSAAYRGALEASDGAGVVAVHISGELSSTLGAAEYAAREFDGAVRVVDSKSTAMGTGFVALAAARAALAGADLETVAAEAESAVPRVRAYIVVQRLDNLRRSGRIGTAASWLGTALALKPLLRIDEQGRLVLAQRVRTASKAQAAMIEQVLEVVGERHAALAVHHIDNPDAAGELAATLASALPGCGDVVVTDLGPVLGVHVGAGAVGIAVALDPTPPDRLMPV from the coding sequence ATGGCCGTCGTCGTGGTCACCGATTCGTCGGCTCGGCTTCGGGCCGATGATGTCCGCACCGGCGGTATCCACGTTGTGCCACTGCACATCTTGGTCGACGGCCGCGACCTTCGCGACGGCGTCGACGTGACCCCGGCCGATCTGTATCAACGCGGTCATGTGACGACCGCCGGCGCGACCCCCAGTGAACTGTCCGCGGCCTACCGGGGGGCATTGGAGGCCAGCGACGGTGCCGGAGTGGTGGCCGTGCACATCTCCGGTGAGCTCTCCAGCACGCTGGGGGCTGCCGAATACGCGGCCCGTGAGTTCGACGGTGCCGTACGGGTAGTGGATTCGAAGTCGACGGCGATGGGCACCGGTTTCGTCGCGCTGGCCGCTGCACGTGCTGCGCTGGCCGGAGCTGATCTGGAAACCGTTGCTGCCGAAGCGGAATCGGCCGTGCCCCGGGTGCGGGCCTACATCGTCGTGCAGCGGCTGGACAACCTGCGCCGAAGCGGCCGGATCGGTACCGCGGCATCCTGGTTGGGCACCGCGCTCGCTCTCAAACCGCTGCTGCGCATCGACGAACAGGGCCGGCTGGTGCTGGCCCAACGGGTACGCACGGCATCCAAGGCGCAGGCCGCGATGATCGAGCAGGTCCTCGAGGTGGTGGGTGAACGGCACGCTGCGCTCGCGGTCCACCACATCGACAATCCGGACGCCGCAGGAGAATTGGCCGCGACGTTGGCGTCGGCGCTACCCGGTTGCGGCGATGTGGTCGTGACCGACCTGGGTCCGGTGCTCGGCGTGCACGTCGGCGCCGGCGCGGTGGGAATCGCGGTCGCACTCGATCCCACCCCGCCGGATCGCCTCATGCCTGTTTGA
- the octT gene encoding diglucosylglycerate octanoyltransferase, translated as MSSERNESPGRSAPARRALLIFCDSLSYYGPQGGLPSDDPRIWPNIVARQLGWDVELIGRIGWTSRDVWWAATQDPRAWAALPRAGAVIFATSGMDSLPSPLPTALRELIRYVRPSWLRRWVRDGYGWVQPKLSPMARPALPPHLTVEYLEMTRGAIDFNRPGIPMVASVPSVHIAPTYGMSHRGRPGTVAAINEWAAKHDIPVVDLKAAVAEEVLAGRGNPDGIHWNFEAHSGVADLMLKALAEAGVPLDNPRH; from the coding sequence ATGTCCTCTGAGCGGAATGAATCCCCGGGTCGCTCCGCTCCTGCCCGCCGAGCCCTTCTGATCTTCTGCGACTCACTGTCCTACTACGGCCCACAAGGCGGCCTGCCCTCCGACGATCCGCGGATCTGGCCGAATATTGTTGCCCGTCAACTGGGTTGGGACGTCGAATTGATCGGCCGAATCGGGTGGACCAGCCGCGACGTCTGGTGGGCGGCCACCCAGGATCCGCGGGCGTGGGCGGCGTTACCCCGCGCCGGTGCGGTGATCTTCGCGACCAGCGGGATGGATTCGCTGCCCTCGCCGCTGCCCACCGCGCTGCGTGAATTGATCCGCTACGTCCGGCCGTCCTGGCTGCGTCGCTGGGTGCGCGACGGCTACGGCTGGGTACAGCCGAAACTCTCACCGATGGCGCGCCCGGCGCTGCCGCCTCATCTGACGGTGGAGTACCTCGAAATGACCCGCGGTGCAATCGACTTCAACCGGCCCGGCATCCCGATGGTCGCATCGGTGCCATCGGTGCACATCGCGCCCACCTATGGTATGTCCCATCGTGGCAGGCCCGGCACCGTCGCCGCGATCAACGAGTGGGCGGCGAAGCATGACATCCCGGTGGTCGATCTGAAAGCCGCGGTGGCCGAAGAGGTACTGGCCGGCCGCGGCAATCCGGACGGTATCCACTGGAACTTCGAAGCGCATTCCGGCGTCGCCGACCTGATGCTCAAGGCCCTCGCCGAAGCAGGCGTCCCACTCGACAACCCGCGCCACTGA
- the gpgP gene encoding glucosyl-3-phosphoglycerate phosphatase, translating to MRVRRLVMLRHGQTEYNAGSRMQGQLDSELTDLGRAQAVAAAEVLAKRQPVRIVSSDLHRAYDTAVALGERTGLRVEVDTRLRETHLGDWQGMTHHEVDAVSPGARLAWRDDATWAPHGGESRVDVANRSVPLVAELVAAEREWGVDEPERPLVLVAHGGLIAALCAGLLGLPVESWPVLGGMGNASWAQLSGHGADGASFEAIRWRLDVWNASAQVANDVL from the coding sequence ATGAGGGTGCGCAGGCTGGTGATGCTGCGCCACGGACAAACGGAGTACAACGCCGGAAGCCGTATGCAGGGTCAGCTCGACAGCGAGCTCACCGACCTCGGCCGGGCTCAGGCTGTTGCCGCCGCGGAGGTGCTGGCCAAGCGTCAGCCCGTCCGCATCGTGTCCTCGGATCTGCACCGCGCCTACGACACCGCGGTGGCGCTGGGGGAGCGCACCGGGCTGCGGGTGGAGGTCGACACCCGGCTTCGCGAAACCCACCTCGGTGACTGGCAGGGTATGACGCACCACGAGGTGGACGCCGTGTCGCCAGGTGCGCGGCTGGCGTGGCGTGATGACGCGACCTGGGCTCCGCACGGGGGCGAGAGTCGCGTCGATGTCGCCAACCGCAGCGTTCCGCTGGTCGCTGAATTGGTTGCCGCAGAACGTGAATGGGGCGTCGACGAGCCCGAGCGGCCGCTGGTGTTGGTGGCCCACGGTGGGCTGATCGCTGCGTTGTGCGCCGGGCTGCTCGGGCTTCCGGTGGAGAGCTGGCCGGTGCTGGGTGGGATGGGTAACGCGAGTTGGGCGCAGCTGTCCGGACACGGCGCCGACGGTGCCTCGTTCGAGGCCATCCGCTGGCGCCTGGATGTCTGGAACGCGTCGGCTCAGGTGGCCAACGATGTCCTCTGA
- the holA gene encoding DNA polymerase III subunit delta, whose amino-acid sequence MSATVDGLHLILGDEELLVDRAIAEVMRLARNASGGADVPVDRLRAGDVSVNELAELLSPSLFADERVVVLESAAEAGKEAVELIATAAADLPPGTVLAVAHSGGGRAKALADQLKKLGAQVHPCAKITKAAERADFVRAEFRRQKVKVDEDTVTALLDAVGSDIRELASACSQLVADTAGHVDAIAVRRYHSGKAEVSGFDIADKAVVGDIAGSAEALRWAMLRGVPHVVLADALAEAVHTIARVGPVSGDPYRLASELGMPPWKIQKAQKQSRRWSRDKVATAMRLVAALNADVKGAAADADYVLEDAVRKVAQLAAGSGRD is encoded by the coding sequence GTGAGCGCGACGGTAGACGGTCTGCATCTGATCCTGGGTGACGAGGAGTTACTGGTCGACCGCGCCATCGCCGAGGTGATGCGGCTGGCCCGCAATGCGTCCGGCGGCGCCGACGTTCCGGTGGACCGGTTGCGCGCGGGCGATGTGTCGGTCAACGAGCTCGCCGAACTGCTCAGCCCGTCGCTGTTCGCCGACGAGAGGGTGGTGGTGCTCGAGTCGGCCGCCGAGGCGGGCAAGGAGGCCGTCGAGCTGATCGCGACGGCGGCCGCCGACCTGCCGCCCGGCACCGTGCTGGCGGTCGCGCACTCCGGTGGTGGGCGCGCCAAAGCGCTCGCCGATCAGCTCAAGAAGCTCGGCGCGCAGGTGCATCCGTGCGCCAAGATCACCAAGGCTGCCGAGCGGGCCGACTTCGTCCGCGCCGAGTTCCGCAGACAGAAGGTCAAGGTCGACGAGGACACCGTCACCGCGCTGCTCGATGCCGTCGGCTCCGACATCCGGGAGCTCGCATCGGCGTGCTCACAGCTGGTCGCCGACACCGCCGGTCACGTCGACGCGATCGCGGTCCGGCGCTATCACAGCGGCAAAGCGGAGGTCTCCGGGTTCGATATCGCCGACAAGGCTGTGGTGGGCGACATCGCGGGCTCGGCCGAGGCCTTGCGGTGGGCGATGCTGCGCGGCGTCCCGCACGTCGTGCTGGCTGATGCCCTCGCCGAGGCGGTGCACACGATCGCGCGGGTGGGCCCGGTCTCCGGCGACCCGTACCGGTTGGCCTCAGAGCTGGGGATGCCGCCGTGGAAGATCCAGAAGGCGCAAAAGCAGTCGCGGCGCTGGTCACGAGACAAGGTGGCGACGGCGATGCGGCTGGTCGCGGCGTTGAACGCCGACGTCAAGGGTGCCGCAGCCGACGCGGACTACGTACTGGAGGATGCGGTGCGCAAGGTGGCGCAACTGGCCGCCGGAAGCGGCCGGGACTGA
- a CDS encoding dihydrodipicolinate reductase yields MTAITDRPIRVIQWTTGNIGRRSLHAIISRPDLELVGVYAHGEDKLGVDAAELSGWPEPTGVTATNDIDALLAAKPDACCYNPLWPSVDELVRLLEAGVNVCSSAAWITGGKQSPEDLARIRKACEQGNSTIFGSGAHPGMTNMVGMVLSGACERVDEIRITESVDCSTYESAGTQSAMGFGCDPDTEGLAESVRVESEVFAESAAMMADAIGAKLDRMTFDVTFTTATGDSDLGFMTIPEGTVGGVYGYHRGWVGDRNVVSVGFNWIMGSHVVPPKPLEHGHVIQVYGVPNMRTVLHCLPPKNWPEPGFMGLGMIYTALPVTNAVPAVVAARPGIATLADLPPVTGRFAPS; encoded by the coding sequence ATGACCGCCATCACCGACCGCCCCATCCGGGTGATCCAGTGGACCACCGGCAACATCGGCCGCCGGTCGTTGCACGCGATCATCAGCAGGCCGGACCTGGAACTGGTCGGGGTGTATGCGCACGGCGAAGACAAGCTCGGCGTCGACGCCGCGGAGTTGTCCGGCTGGCCCGAACCCACCGGCGTCACCGCGACCAACGACATCGATGCGCTGCTGGCGGCCAAGCCGGACGCCTGCTGCTACAACCCGTTGTGGCCCAGCGTGGACGAGTTGGTGCGGCTGTTGGAGGCCGGCGTCAACGTGTGCTCGTCTGCGGCGTGGATCACCGGCGGCAAGCAGTCGCCCGAGGATCTGGCCAGGATCCGAAAGGCTTGCGAGCAAGGCAATTCCACGATCTTCGGTAGCGGCGCGCACCCTGGGATGACGAACATGGTCGGCATGGTGCTCTCCGGCGCCTGCGAGCGCGTCGACGAAATCCGCATCACCGAGTCGGTGGACTGTTCGACCTACGAGTCGGCGGGCACCCAATCCGCGATGGGCTTCGGCTGCGATCCCGACACCGAGGGTCTGGCCGAAAGTGTGCGGGTGGAAAGCGAGGTGTTCGCCGAGTCCGCGGCGATGATGGCCGACGCGATCGGCGCGAAGCTCGACCGGATGACCTTCGACGTCACGTTCACCACCGCCACCGGCGACAGCGACCTCGGCTTCATGACGATCCCGGAGGGCACCGTCGGCGGTGTCTACGGCTACCACCGTGGCTGGGTGGGCGACCGCAATGTCGTCAGCGTCGGGTTCAACTGGATCATGGGTAGTCACGTCGTCCCGCCCAAGCCACTCGAGCACGGTCATGTCATCCAGGTGTACGGGGTGCCCAACATGCGCACGGTGCTGCACTGCCTGCCGCCGAAGAACTGGCCGGAGCCGGGCTTCATGGGCCTGGGCATGATCTACACGGCGCTGCCGGTCACCAACGCTGTGCCCGCCGTCGTCGCCGCCAGGCCCGGCATCGCGACGCTGGCCGATCTGCCGCCTGTCACGGGCAGGTTCGCGCCCAGCTGA
- a CDS encoding PE-PPE domain-containing protein, which translates to MPVTSVAAVAAAVAVVLTPTVSSAPALTAATVEYLRGTNIGWTPTDQQYRDFISRVLDGTHTPAATPTSAGSIAYNAGFWPVSNNYIFDKTWNQSVAQGVHNVEARNPQGDVLFGLSQGAVVLSRYKAAHPEGTGNTFVLVENPSRPNGGILERFAGLYIPVLDISVSGATPDNGDTTVDVARQYDGWADFPTYPLNLLATVNAIMGMIYVHGQTQTELTAADIEAAKAGGSAYYQQHGDTTYYLIRTPLVPLLMPLKGIVPDPILGAIDPVLRAFIEMGYNRADYSAPTRAQLLPGLPLPAFPSLPAAASATPKAVTAAAVEPAVSAPEVSTPSAAATPKAGTPAKKASGAKKSAASSDSSGSDAPKKATGKSARPSAKKAG; encoded by the coding sequence GTGCCTGTGACCAGTGTGGCGGCTGTGGCCGCGGCCGTCGCGGTGGTACTGACGCCGACGGTGTCGTCCGCACCGGCGCTGACCGCCGCCACCGTCGAATATCTGCGCGGAACGAACATCGGATGGACCCCCACCGACCAGCAGTACCGCGATTTCATCTCCCGGGTGCTCGACGGCACCCACACCCCGGCCGCCACGCCGACCTCGGCGGGAAGCATCGCCTACAACGCCGGATTCTGGCCGGTGTCGAACAACTACATCTTCGACAAGACGTGGAACCAGTCTGTCGCCCAGGGCGTGCACAACGTGGAGGCACGCAACCCCCAGGGTGACGTCCTGTTCGGGCTGTCACAGGGCGCGGTGGTGCTGTCCCGCTACAAAGCTGCCCACCCCGAGGGCACCGGCAACACCTTCGTCCTCGTCGAGAACCCGAGCCGGCCCAACGGTGGCATTCTGGAAAGGTTTGCCGGACTGTACATTCCGGTCCTCGATATCAGCGTGAGCGGGGCGACCCCAGACAACGGCGATACCACGGTGGACGTCGCCCGCCAGTACGACGGCTGGGCCGACTTCCCCACCTACCCCTTGAATCTGTTGGCGACGGTCAACGCGATCATGGGGATGATCTACGTCCACGGTCAGACCCAGACCGAGCTCACCGCCGCCGACATCGAGGCCGCGAAAGCCGGCGGCAGCGCGTATTACCAACAGCACGGCGACACCACGTACTACCTCATTCGGACCCCGCTAGTCCCGCTGCTGATGCCGCTCAAGGGAATCGTGCCCGACCCGATTCTCGGCGCCATCGATCCAGTTCTGCGCGCGTTCATCGAAATGGGTTACAACCGCGCCGATTACAGCGCGCCGACGAGGGCCCAGCTGCTGCCGGGCCTCCCGCTGCCGGCATTCCCCAGCCTGCCCGCAGCGGCCAGCGCGACGCCGAAGGCCGTCACGGCGGCTGCTGTCGAACCCGCGGTGTCTGCGCCTGAGGTCAGCACGCCGTCGGCCGCCGCGACGCCGAAGGCCGGCACGCCTGCCAAGAAGGCGAGCGGCGCGAAGAAGAGCGCCGCGTCGAGCGACTCGTCGGGCAGCGACGCGCCGAAGAAGGCGACCGGAAAAAGCGCGCGGCCATCCGCGAAGAAAGCCGGCTAG
- a CDS encoding YceI family protein: MTAAVQATDLTGTWAIDPVHSSISFSVRHLVVSKVRGTFGAFSGAVTVAADGTPSVTAEIGVSSVYTGNEQRDAHLRAPDFFDVEQYPTATFASTSVVPDGDAYRLEGDFTLKGVTRRISLPVQFNGVNPGMGHGAVAGFEASVVLNRKDFGIDIDMPLETGGAVVGDKVAITLEIEALKQA; the protein is encoded by the coding sequence ATGACCGCAGCGGTTCAGGCCACCGACCTCACCGGAACCTGGGCGATCGACCCCGTCCATTCGTCGATCAGCTTCTCAGTGCGCCACCTCGTTGTCAGCAAGGTCCGCGGGACCTTCGGTGCGTTCAGCGGCGCCGTCACCGTCGCGGCCGACGGCACACCGTCGGTGACCGCCGAGATCGGCGTCTCCTCGGTCTACACCGGCAACGAGCAGCGTGACGCGCACCTGCGGGCGCCCGACTTCTTCGACGTCGAGCAGTACCCCACCGCCACGTTCGCCTCGACGTCGGTGGTCCCCGACGGGGATGCCTACCGCCTCGAAGGCGACTTCACTCTCAAGGGTGTGACTCGCCGGATCAGCCTGCCCGTGCAGTTCAACGGCGTGAATCCGGGCATGGGGCACGGCGCAGTCGCCGGGTTCGAGGCGTCAGTGGTGCTGAACCGCAAGGACTTCGGCATCGACATCGACATGCCGTTGGAGACCGGCGGTGCGGTTGTCGGCGACAAGGTCGCCATCACCCTGGAGATCGAGGCACTCAAACAGGCATGA
- a CDS encoding ComEA family DNA-binding protein, whose translation MRTDQPLAGLQRRLRGDPAGEPTDDDDDDEIPVPSWIPDGRADRGANWLAAIRADPGRSGGIALAVIAVVAVLITVFALMRDDPPPVVSAKLPPVEMVSSAAARPGPDPNQPVVVSVVGLVTKPGLVTLAPDARIADAVSAAGGALSGADTLGLNLARHLTDGEQIVVGISTPAGQPTAFGSSVSGTPPAASDPPASPGKGGPTAPVNLNTATVEQLDALPGVGPVTAAAIVAWRDANGKFASVDQLGEVDGIGPARLEKLRALVRV comes from the coding sequence ATGCGAACCGATCAGCCGCTGGCCGGCCTGCAACGCCGCCTCCGAGGCGACCCGGCGGGTGAACCGACTGATGACGACGACGATGACGAGATCCCAGTACCCAGCTGGATCCCGGACGGACGCGCCGATCGCGGCGCGAACTGGCTCGCCGCGATCCGCGCCGATCCTGGCCGTTCGGGCGGCATCGCCCTGGCGGTGATCGCCGTTGTCGCCGTGCTCATCACAGTGTTCGCCCTGATGCGTGACGACCCGCCACCGGTGGTGTCGGCCAAGCTGCCGCCGGTGGAGATGGTGTCCTCGGCCGCCGCGCGGCCCGGACCGGATCCCAACCAGCCTGTGGTGGTCAGCGTGGTCGGGCTCGTCACCAAGCCCGGGCTGGTGACCCTGGCCCCGGATGCCCGCATCGCCGACGCGGTGTCAGCCGCGGGCGGCGCGCTGAGCGGGGCCGACACGCTCGGGCTCAACCTGGCGCGCCATCTCACCGACGGGGAGCAGATCGTCGTCGGCATCAGCACCCCGGCCGGCCAGCCGACCGCGTTCGGCAGTTCGGTCAGCGGCACACCGCCCGCCGCGTCCGATCCGCCTGCTTCGCCGGGAAAGGGCGGGCCGACCGCGCCGGTGAACCTCAACACCGCCACCGTCGAGCAACTCGATGCGCTGCCGGGGGTGGGGCCGGTGACGGCCGCCGCGATCGTGGCCTGGCGGGACGCCAATGGAAAGTTCGCCAGCGTCGACCAGCTCGGTGAGGTCGACGGCATCGGTCCGGCCCGGCTGGAGAAACTACGGGCGCTGGTCCGGGTGTGA
- the rpsT gene encoding 30S ribosomal protein S20, protein MANIKSQEKRIRTNERRRVRNKSVKSALHTAIRGFRTAAAEGDKDKAAELLVSTSRKLDKAASKGVIHKNQAANKKSALAQAFNKI, encoded by the coding sequence GTGGCCAACATCAAGTCGCAGGAAAAGCGCATCCGCACCAACGAGCGGCGCCGGGTGCGCAACAAGTCGGTGAAGAGTGCGCTGCACACCGCGATCCGCGGGTTCCGGACGGCCGCTGCTGAGGGCGACAAGGACAAGGCCGCCGAGCTGCTCGTGTCGACCAGCCGCAAGCTGGACAAGGCCGCCAGCAAGGGCGTCATCCACAAGAACCAGGCGGCCAACAAGAAGTCCGCGCTGGCGCAGGCCTTCAACAAGATCTGA